AAAAAGCCAAACTTCAGATACAAAAATGAGTACTGCACCATATTCAAATTAGTCTTTTGCCCATATAAGGATCAAAATCTACTATCAAAGACTAATTAACACCAAGTTCATCATCTACCTCCAATTTACCCATGAACTAAGATTTCTATGTATATACCATGCTgctatgaattcagcaaagacTTTATGAAATACAAGACAACTAGAGTAAGCTTATCTTCAAATTATCTGCAACTTATCTTCAAATTCAACACCCTGATCCTAGCACTGAACTGCACTTTTAAAGACCACAACTAGAAATAAAATCCCACACAAACAGAAGAATCTTATCCTGGTTTATCAACACCTCACCTGATAATCTTCACTCTAACTAAAGTGTTTGGCAAAGACTTAGAGAGCAATGCAAAGATCAAATAGGCCAAGACTCTCCCAAACGTTATACCATTAAATGCAAACATGAATTCAGATAAAAACACCACACCCTTCTACCGGCCAGTGACTTTTCCAACATTAAATCAAGTTCACTGCTAAGACTTAACTGAGTCACTTCTGTAAGAGAATTCAAAGGCCAACAACAAGCAGGAAAGTAAAATTCTGATCCTGTATCTCAAAATGGTGCCTTCTGCCACATTATATACACTATCTGCCAATCCTTGTTTCAAAGCAAGAGATTTCTGAAACAGTTCCACTAACACTCCTTAATACATATACCCAAAAAACATGACTTTCTATGCTATTAACTGTGGTGGGTTCTACTGCACAaaactccattttcttcatagtGGCTGTTATGGGGTTGTGTTTCGGATCTGTGCTGGAAATATTGTTAACAATATAGAgatgtttttattattgctgAGCAGGCCTTACACAGAggccttttctgtttttattattgctgagcaggccttttctgcctctcatgCCACCCCATCAGTGAGGAGGTGCAAAAAGGAGTTGGGAGGGACACAGCCAGCACAGGTGACTTGCACAGACAGACCAAAGGAACATTCCATATAATGTAACATCATGCTCAGAATACAAAGCTGGGTGGAAAAGGAGAATGAGGGACATTGCCAGTGACGGTGTTTGTGTGCCCAAGCAACAGTCACACATAGAGCCCAGCTTTGCTGGGGATGACAGAGCACCTGCCTGTCCATGCAAAGTGGTAAATTAATTTCtgggtttgctttgcttgtgtgggtagcttttgcttttttgtgtcTAGCTCAGCCCTGGAGTTTCTCTTTTATTATTCTGATTCTATCCCCACCTTGACACAGGAGAACTgacttaaaatataaatttttagtTGGGTTAGTAGgaaagggtttaaaaaaaaccgCATTGTACTTACATCAATAGGCAACTCATCCTTTGTCCTAAGACAGTAAGATCTGTTATCCTTCTCATTTGGATGATCATCTTCATCAGATACTGCTGAAGACGAAGATGAAGAGAAGAGTGTGCTGGATGAACTATCTGAATCTGAATcactgaataaaaaaagaaacataggaGTTACAATACTGCCTTCTCACAGTCACTGCTCTTGTAAATCCCAACATTAGCATAACACTGAGTGAaagttaagaaaatatttatttcaagcaATGCATCTTGCAcaatgaagggggaaaaaactgaatttttgcaaataaaatggATTAGTTTTCTAATTCATGTCCTGCCCAAATCCCCTGGTAAATATTCACAGAGTAATTCAGTATTTCTCACTGCCACGTGTGTAAGAGATGTTTATTGTCCTAGACTCTTAATATTTCAAGTAAAGAGTGGAGTAAGAAACCAGTCCTTATTCATATGAACATGTTCATTTAGCAAAAGTTTAAGTTCTTCAAGGGCtggtggaagaaaaaaatgtggagcAATTGATCCTAGTAATGACAATAAGAGCACCTCTCCAAATAAACCTTTTGAAAAGGTTCAATACAGACCCGTACAGACAGGAACATCAAtatagcagaaagaaaaaaaaaatcagactaaaAGACTGTTCCATGGAGGgagttaaagaaaaaacaaaacaaagataCACGCATGACAGGTAAGTTATGAAAATTTCATCTTTAGGGTTCATCAGCACAACAGATTTTGGAAGTAGAAAACACTAGACACGGGTGAAGCCCCTGAAAGTCAGGAATTTCACTCTCCACTGCTTCATGATATTCGAGGAAAACTTTGAACCAACAAGAGTACTTCTGAAGTCAAACTTGAATCAATCAATTGTTAATGAAGCCTTGTACCTTTAAGAGGAGATTCTTAAGACTTCATTTTAGCCTCCTCTAGTCAAAAGAAGCACATGGCCATCCTGCTGCACCGGCCAAATAAGAAAACACAAGACTTACTGCAACAACCAAAGTGTGCAGACTTCTAACACTGCAACAGAGCCCACGTTTAACCAGTTACCTTTCACCAACTACACTCAACATCGAAGCACAGATGCAGCGAGTAGAAGATGGaaccattaaaaaagaaaaaaaacttgagAATGAGCTTTTCCACTGAGATGCCAACATCAGAGGACGTAGTACAGTGTGCAGACTCTCCACCCTGAGTCCTACAATGACGTTTTGCAGCAGTAATACCGCGGGTGTCCTGTCCCAAGAGCCGCAGGTGCATTCTGTGGGGCGGCCCACGCTCTCCAGGCCACAACCACCAAACTCATGCTTTCGTTAAATCCTACATCTTTACAGCACTATTGGGGAGACCTAATTTAACAGATTCCTGGCAAAAATGTAACTGAAAAATTACACCTTTGATGGGAAGGAGCAAGCTCCAGAGGGTGAAACAccggggcggggggaggcggCGGGCAGGCACACCGGGCTCCCGGGCGCTCAGCCACAGCAACAGCCGCCCGAGGCCTCGGTGAGCAAGGGGCGACCCGGGGCGAGCGCCGGGGCTGAACCCACCTGTCCGAGTCCGACGAGAGCTCGGCGGCAACGGGAGAGCGGGGCCAGGCGGGCGGCGGCGAGCGGCGCGGTCCCGcggctgggggcagaggggcctGGACTTCCCCGCCGCCCTCCGCAGGGCTCTGCACCATCTCCTGCTCGGccgcccgctgcccgcccggctCCACGGCCGggttctccagctgctccaccacGTCTCGCTGCCCTCCCGGCCCCACGGCCAGGCTCTCCATCTCCTCCACCAGTTCCTGCTGCCCGCCCGGCCCCAAAGCCGGGTTCTCGAGCTGCTCCCCCATTTCCCGCTGCCCACCTGGCCCCAAAATCGGATTCCCCAgctgccctcccagctccatggccaggtcctccagctgctccaccacttcccgctgcccgcccggccccAAAGCTGGGTTCTCCATCTGCTCCACCACTAcccgctgcccgcccggctCCTCGGCCAGGCTCTcccgctgcccgcccggctCCACGACCaggctctccagctgctccaccacTTCCCGCTGCCCGGCAGGCCCCAAAGCCGggtcctccagctgctccaccacCTCTCGCTGCCCTCCCGACTCCACAGCCAGGCACTCCGTCTCCTCCACCACTTCCCGCTGCCCTCCGGGCCCCAAAGCCgggctctccagctgctcccccatTTCCCGCTGCCCTCCCGGCCCCAAAGTCGGATTCCCCAgctgccctcccagctccacGGCCAggtcctccagctgctccaccacCTCTCGCTGCCCGCCAGGCCCCACGGCCAGGCACTCCGTCTCCTCCACCACTTCCCGCTGCCCGCCTGGCCCCAAAGCCGGATTCCCTAGCTGCCCGCCTGGTCCCACGGCTGGGGTCTCCATCTGCTTCACCACTTCCCGCTGCCCGGCAGGCCGCAAAGCCGggtcctccagctgctccaccacCTCTCGCTGCCCTCCCGACGCCACAGCCAGGCACTCCGTCTCCTCCATCACTTCCCGCTGCCCGCGGGGCTCCACGGCAGGCTTGCCCAGCCGCCCCTCCATTCTCGCGCCACGCGGGCCGCAGGACCGCCCCCGGCGCGCGCCACTTCCGgccgccgggagccgccccCGGGCGCGTGCGCCGAAGCGAGGCGGGACCGGGAGAGGAGCGGGAGCGGCCCTGGAGGATCAGGGCACCGCTGTGGGGGATCGGGCCTCGGGCATCCGGGACACCTTCGGGTGGGGTAAATCCCAGACCCGGCCTTGGTGTCTGTGGGGCCTGCTTGAAACACAAAGCTGAAGCTTATGGCTGCTCTTGCTGAGGACCTGCTGCGAGGGAtcagtttttccattttataaaTGTGCTGACAACACACAGAATCAtgtaattaaaactaaaaataaattttaaaaaataatatcaaaGTACTGTACTAATAGTAATTTGTAGTATTCTGACGTAGTGACTGCATAATGATATTGATTGTATAATAATGCCAAAGTCTTCAAAACATAAATGTCTGTTTATGTTCTGAGTTCACCATAAATACTTTACAGTTTTGGAGCTTGAGGTTTTTTGTGGTGTCTGTCTCACACAActctgtggggatggggaaggactCTGCATCCCAGGATGTTCCAAATGTGGTGTCCCTGACCCATAGGAGAGAACAAACTcgagtgtgtgtctgtgtgactACTCTGTGTGCTTGGTGTCACACAGATAAAGCTTTTCCTCACAAGGGTAACATAGCAGACAAAGCACCATGTTCTCTCTTTAGCACAATTTATCTGTGGAAAATGCCAGAAGATGTTCTAAAGATGCACAGCATCAGGAGATCACTGTTAGGGTGACAAGTCCCTTTAACCCAGCCTCTAAAGTGTGGTTTGACAACTCTACTCCTGGGCAAACGCTGTGTGTCCCTGACCACATCACACTGTCCCTTGGATTCCAAATGGTCTTCATTGCCAGGCAACAGAGTACAGCATAGGCCTGAGGAGGAGAAGTagataaaaatagataaatactTGAAAAAGTTGCATGTCATAATGCTGGAAGTGCCAGAGAGAACTGGGACTTAAATATCTGATGAGAGCAGAGAATGATGTTTTCCAGCTAATAACCTTCCCCTCCATCTCTGAGAAAACTGTATGGCCCACAGCTCAAATGGCACCAAAACCATTTTATTCTTGTCCAGAATGTCAAGGCTACATTGAACCCACTGTCACAAGAGTGCTTCACTAGTACCCCACGCAGGCTGAAGGGAGCATCTGATGGCAGAAGATTCATTCTCTGGTTGTTCCACTCTCCATTATGACACAGCAGATGCAACCAGCAGAATTTCATTTAGTAGGCAAGTCATCCAAATTTGTATATAATACAAATTTATTTCATCAGTACTTTTTTTCAGTTATCTACAATTACATATAGGTCAAGCAGAACAGGTGTGTTATGGGCATTTGACGGTTTTGCACTGTCATAAGCAAGGAGCCTTTATGGGCTGTACATGTAAAGAGCAGCAGTAAACTCTCACTGCACAATTGCCCAGAACACCTAGGGTAGGAATCATCTTCACCTTCAGAGGCAGCATTGGGATCCTGAGAAGAGTGTGCGTGGGAAGCACGTTCTGAATATTACTGACCTGTACTGCGAGCTCTTTAACAAAAGAGATCTTTAGAAAATCATGCAATTAGTTGTCAACAACAATTAGTTGTCAATTGCTTGGAGATTAAATATTGAACAATTATAAAATCGGTTTCTATTGAATCTCACtggcaaatatattttaatccCTAAGTGACAGAAATGAAATATGTATCCAATTAAACAATGAATAGATGCAGAATCCCACTAAAATCCAATTCTGCAAAACcaggtttcattttaaaactaaGCAAGGACAGTTTATTATtagtctgggatttttttttaatttattcatttgttTTGTCAGATATATCTGAAATAGACTATAAAACAAGATGTGTGAGCTCGTGTGAAAAAGTTGATCAGTGTGACTGGGAAGGGAATAATTTCCCCAAAGCAGACAAAGCCCTTGCATCAGCCAAAACCTTTCctaataaaagataaaataattaatgcCATTATGTAGGATGGAATTAGttgaatgaaaattaattttatttgctaaACACACATCACTTATAAGTGTAAAAAGATATTCAGGTCTCTATGTTGCATTTATGCAAGTAAAATTCTTCAACTGTCTTATGAACTATgtctttcctgcattttaagGTAGTTTAGTAAGTGTTTTATAGCTTTACTCTGGCACATAGATTGTGTTATGacagttttctctgtgtttgtgcagaaCTGGCAGCATCTTTCAAACAAGGAAGGAAGACACTTTATTTCACCTGAATGATGCTGCTTAGCCCTTAATATGTAAAATAGCATTGCTCTTAGAATGAGGATATTGGAAGGCTTGATGCAGAGTAAACGTTGTCATCCACTCAGCAAAGGCGTGAAGTAAATAACCTGCAGTGTAACAGCATGAGCAAAGAGATGTTctaggaaaagaaacatttcagagaTGAACACTTGAATCACGGTAGTTCCAATGCATGTTTTCAAGGTCTGAGCAGTGAGGAAATGTCACTGCTGGGACTGGAATCTGACGTCATCTGTCAAGGCTGGGATAAAAGGTACTGCAAGCCCTGTTTTCTGCCTCCAGTCTTTGATgaagctctctgcagctgttgTTTCctacatttatttcttcatctttGCTGCTAAGACAAGTGTACATAATTGCTCCCATTGCACTTTTAAAGCTAAAGGGATGGCACTCAAACTATTATTGCAATCTTTTATTGCATTTCTTTGGATATGCAATAAAAGGGagtctgttaaaaaaaaataagggagtctgttaaaaaaaaaatagtttcatCATGGTATCTCTTCCGGACTTGAATGCAGAAAATAAGTTGGGGGTTTCAGTGTGCTGCCTATTATGTCTTGGGAGGAAAAGGTACAAATAAGAAAGGAAGTCAtgtttctttatatattttaaatatgaaaacaagTGCTATTCACTGTGATCTTTaccatttatatattttatgctTCCATATGCTAATGACTATACACAGTGATATCACTATATCACTGTACTGTAGGCAGTATAAGCAGCTGGTAAGCCAATTGATATAATATTTTTTGATATCCATAAAGCTTTCAATGCTGTCTCTCATAGGATCCCTCTGGACAAGATGTCCAGCACACACCTGGATAAACATACCCTACAAAGGGTGAGCAACTGGCTCCTGGGTTGGGTGCAAAGGTTCATagtgaatggggtgacatcTGGTTGGTGACCTGTCACTGAAGGGGTTCTTCAGGGTGCCATTGTAGGGTCAGTGCTCTTCAGTGTCTGCACAGACAAGTAGGCACAGGACTCTAAGGAGTCTTACGTTTGCCCATGATATTAAAATGGAAGAAACTATTGACTCCCTCAAAGTCAGAGAGGTCCTGCAGAGATACCAACAAATTAGAGGGCTGGGCAATTGCCAACTGTATGAAGTTTAAGGAACACAAGTTCTGGATTCTCCACCTGGGATAGGAAAACCCTGTATGTATGTACAAACTAGGGAAcaagaggctgcagagcagcaccatggAAAGGGATCTGGCAGTCTGGATCAATGGCAATttgaacatgagtcagcagtgccccgGCAGCCAGGGGGgccagctgtgtcctgtggggcatcaggcacagtatccccagccaggcaaggaaggggattgtccctctctgctctgagctgaggtggcctcaccttgagtcctgtgtgcagttttgggcaccacaaaaTAAGAAGGATATAAAGCAACTTAtggagagtgtccaaaggagggcagcGAAGATGGTGGAGGGTCTGGAGGTGAAGatgtatgaggagcagctgaggtcacttggtctgttcagcctggtgGAGACTGTAAGGAGACCTCATCATGGTCTACAGCGTCCTCACAAGCAGAAGGCAGAGGGGCAGGTACAGATCTTTTCTCTGtagtgaccagtgacaggagccaagggaatggcctgaagctgtgtcaggagagtTTTTAGTTTGGCTATTAGGAAGAGGTTCCTCTCCctgagggtggttgggcactggagcaggctccccagggaagtggtcacagcaccagcctggcagagatTTAGACAATGGTCTCCAGCACATATGTGACTCTTGGGggggtcctgtgcagggccagaagttggattcaatgatccttgtgggttccttccaactcaagttgttttgtgattctgtgagattCTGGAGTGGcatagaggaaaaaagggagttGTACCACCACAATAGGGAAACCATGGGCTTAAAATTTGTAACAGCTTTGAAGCTACTGCTCTGATCccagagccttttttttttccactcttcaGCTGAACTATTAGAAGCTAAAGTATTCATGGTCAGGAACAGTgtcagggaaaagaaatcagaTCAACAGAATTTTCTGTATCCCTCTTGCTAGTCATATTTCATTCCACCCAGATGAATCAATATTGTAGCTTGCACAGCTGAGATATCTAGTACAGAAATGAGATTAAAATAGCTACAGTACAAAATGTTTTACTCATTTCAAAGCTTAAAATGATTGTACAGAGTTAAATTACACAAATTTCTTAGTTCTTTCTTCATATAAAGAGTTGGGCAGTTTAtaactagaggaaaagaaaaaaaaaatctatttcctttttcttagaaatttttttcccaaaaatacatttttaaatgtggaaaaaaagtaCAAATGTATTTACCATATTCTTATCTTAGTTTATCTTTCCAAATATAGCCAGTAATCTTTCCATGACTGAGCTGCCCACAACCAATTTCAACAGAAGCATTCCAAATCCCTTCACAGGACAATGGAGAAGTTCACCTCCAATTATTCTAAGAGTTTGTACAGCTCATTTATCAATGACATCTATTTATCATTGGAGTCTACTGCATTCTTTTTCTAGTTTATTTCACTCAGTATTTTGACTTATACCAATATAACCATATTTTGATTAGTTACAAAAGCAACTGGATTCCAAGCTGCATCTATAAATGTGATTTATTCTGGTATGTATAAATAACTCAGAAATTTCAACTGTCTGCATAGTCAgtgtattttttgtattttggagTTTGTAGGGATTCACATTTGGAGAGAGTAACTCCAGTAAATTTGAGTGTGGCTTCCCTGTAATGACCTCTATATAAGAAATAGAAGAAGTTTTAGTGAACTGGATTTTTATCTGATTATCATGGTTCAGGCATGTCTTCCACAACCCTGGGTGAAGTTTTTATAGCTCTCAGACTTCTTTACCAACTGTCCAGAGCTAGGAAGGCCTCTCTTTCTGTCCTGATATATGCTCTCAACCAATCCATCTCATCTTATCTGCACAGCGTAACATTCTTCCCATGCTTGCAATAATGTTTTGGGTAGACAGGCAGTCATTAAAGTGTCAATACACGACAGACATTAAACACAAAATCAGTGAACAAATTAAAGATTGCAATTTTTAATCCACTCATGTCATAATTGTCACTTTATTCAGATGTTTTGCTGTAGATTTCTGCACACTTCACATCTCAGACTGTATTTCTTATATCGTATTTGGATAACTTCAATCCAGCATAAACTGTCACTGCCAGTAAAAGAGGTGTTTTGACCTTTTCTCCAGTTCTCATTTTCTGAGTGTTCATTGTGCCAGCCTTTCTGTCCTTGCAGACATGAATGAAACAAAGTTTTACCTCCTCGTACTCATGAGGAACATTAGTTGGTTTGtattggatttattttttccaaaagataAGTGTTAAGAAACAGGATATCAGAAGAAGTACGAAAAATTCTAAGAAGTCCCTTTGAAACAAAAACTGGTTTGCGTGGAAAACCATAAGGAGACACTTCTTTGGAGTTTGAAGAAAGCACTAGCATAGGGTAAGAAGAAGACCTAGGAGATCAGCAGGTGAGAAAGTTGCATATTAAGACCATTGAATAGCTTTTGGGAAATCATTATGTCCTCAAAAATTTTATCCATGCTCATTTGGCCTACATATTTCATCTGGTACTCGGGGAGTTCCTTCCACAAAATACATTGGTTTAATCTTTCCATTGTCTTCAGATTGAACCATAGGGAATCAATTAAGCTTTTGGATTAATTGTAATTCTCtgtactcttaaaaaaatcaaatcaacaAAAAAGTTTCCAACACCTGAAacttacaaaaaataaaaatatttcaggaaatgcAAGCATGCCTGCCTATTAAAAATGGCTACTGAAAGCACATTGCCTTGGTGCTCCACTCCCGTTACTGATTCCTCACTGATAGGCAAGATGTGCGTCACACTGTCCCTTGTGAGATCTGCAAGTCAGTTCCAAacctcaaaaataaaactgtgtcTGTAGAAAACGGTAATTCTGAAAACCTGTCTGATGAAATATGATCTTATTCTTGGGAGAAATTACAGTGCCTGTGAGCTGGAAAATCTTGTAGATGACATCTTCTCATAACATCACCAATAAAGCATAAACACAGTTGAAATCACTTACTCAGTGATTATTCTGAAAGTAGTCATCAGAAAAAGCAAGAACATTCACATCACATACATAAGTTGTACCCAAAATGCTGAAATGATCTAAAGTGGTAAGATAAACTAAAATGAATATATATTGCACAGGGCTTTCCTAAGTTCTTTGCCTCTGACTTTCCTCCTACATTCCAGTTTCCCATTCAGGGAAGTAGTGTTTTGTGCTGCCCCTCCATCTGTCCCAGGGCTTCTCTTATGCCATGTATCCTTTCCTTTCACTTAATCCTTCTCTTTTGTAGcaatttgttgttgttgatagGCTCTTTGAGAACCAAGGAACACAACTGTGTTCTCCTGCAATCTCAGACAATCATGTGAATCATGGTTGGTCCAGAAGGACTAGAAAAAAGTCCACAtcacaaaatggaaaaatatttctttttgtttgatGAACTGTACAATAAGATGAAAAGCAATGCTACTACAGTGCCTCAGAAAGTAAAACAGACCTTATGAAATGATCAAAACCTTTCTCCCTGTCCACTGAGTGGCCATTTGTTACAGAAATTACCTCAGTTCTGACCAGGCAACAGGAGAGGTACTGTGCAAATGGGATCAGCAGTGCCAGTATTCAGTCCCCACTTATTTAGCTGGTAAAAGTAATccatattgttattattattttcatccTGAACCATGAGTCCATAAACTCTATGGGAGCTTCTGAATTCAGATCTCTGGTCTAtttgcagatttatttttttaattaatttggaATACGTAAAAGAGCTAACATACTTAATCTGCCTATAATACTTCTTTGCTCAAATGAGGATGGACATATATGGACATGGACAAACTTTATATGAAAACTTTGTTTTATCTATTGTCACAAGAAGTCTGGAAAGAAATGAGGCAGCAAAATGTGCTAACCTTTACAAAAATAACAATAGGAAACATATGGGTGATTGAATAATTGTGGATGAACACAAAGATTGAGTGCTTGGGTGATAGAAGGCAGGAAAATGTCAGAAACAAAATCTATAATATCAAACATGTGAGACAAAACAGTTCTAGCTTTACAGATACTAAAATAGATCCTTAGGTGTTTACTACAAATTTTGAAAAACACCTTATGATTATAATAGGTTTATGAAACCAGTAGCTGGCTGCTCTGTActaatccaaaaaaaaaaaaaaggggaaaaagagaaagacaaagacagaaggagaaagaaaaggagaaaaaaatagagaacaTAACAAAAAATATTGTGCTGCAGAATAAATTTACTATGCTTCTGTATCTTGAAGACCGTATGCATTCCTTATGTCAGAACTGATACAGCAGAACTGGAAGAAACGTAGGGAAGATTCTGTACTAAATAGACAGCCTTCCTCAGTCTGCAAAAAGACAATCCAGATGTACTGTCACAGAGATTTAGGAGGAATATGAATAAGAACAACACTTGGCAATGACAAGAGgcttaaaacattaaaacactAAAACCTTCAAGTGGCaggtcaaaatgaaaaaaagagaaagatattCCTTCACACAGCATAGAAGACTGAGCTATGGCACTTCTACCCACAGAATGTTTTGGATACCCAAAGCCtttaataattataaaataacatTGCTGCCTGCAGAAAATTCCTGGCCAACAGATTGCTGCAGACTAGGAGCACCTATGCTAGCTTTGTTAATTACACTTTTCTTTCAGATCAGCATTGTCATCTTTTGTTGCAGACAGGATATGCATCTTTTGTCTAAACAGAGATGGTTTTGTGTTCTCTCAGAGCAGTAGTTCCTGATTCTCCTGAGACATCCTAACACACAGGACTCATGAGGCATTGCCTAGGGCACAGGAACTCTCTTAGTGAATTGCCTGGGTTCACTAAGTGACATACAGAAGGGATGCTCTGAGGTGTTGCACACACTTAGGAGACTTCTCAATTAGCTTATTAGTATGTACACAATTGTCTTGACATTGCCCAAGAGACAGATGTACTACATGTGGCTGCATGCTGTATTTACTCTTTTTTATGTGCAGAATTTTCCCAAGAGACCTACAGGAATCCAACAATATATCCAACaataaaaaatccttttaagaaattaatttaatcctTTTAAGAAATGCTTTACTTTTTCTAGTCAAAAGGCTAATTTCAATGACAGTATGGCACTTAAaacactaaatatttttattgaaaaaaggTATATAGCATTTGCATTCCATTGCATTTTTTATGAAGATAATTAGTGGATGATtatcaccaaaaaaaagtgTGCTACAAGATCATCCTGTACATTCAGATTGCATTTAAGTTTATTTCAGGAATTATTGTATGTCCTTTAATAAGAGTTTTTTATTATGATTGCTTAGATTAAATTATCTCAAAATTCCACTTGTTAGTTGGTATCTGAGGTAAGCTTTCTGAATTTTGGAGATATGGCATagaaaaattgattttctttttaaaaatgaattctGAGTAAACTGTAGTATTGGTTGCTTTATTGATTAAACTAAGAAAAAAGGTCATGTGCTGCAAAAGTTGCAACTGAACAGATTTATCCTCATCCACTATGCAATGAGTCTAAAGCTGGAAGGTTAGGCcatcaatttttatttcagattctgTTTTCTATCAAGCTGCTGTTGAGAATGTAGAGGTTTTAAGACTCTGTCTTCCACATGGATGTCAGTACTATCATTACCTTATTTTATGGC
The genomic region above belongs to Molothrus aeneus isolate 106 chromosome 4, BPBGC_Maene_1.0, whole genome shotgun sequence and contains:
- the NAF1 gene encoding H/ACA ribonucleoprotein complex non-core subunit NAF1 encodes the protein MEGRLGKPAVEPRGQREVMEETECLAVASGGQREVVEQLEDPALRPAGQREVVKQMETPAVGPGGQLGNPALGPGGQREVVEETECLAVGPGGQREVVEQLEDLAVELGGQLGNPTLGPGGQREMGEQLESPALGPGGQREVVEETECLAVESGGQREVVEQLEDPALGPAGQREVVEQLESLVVEPGGQRESLAEEPGGQRVVVEQMENPALGPGGQREVVEQLEDLAMELGGQLGNPILGPGGQREMGEQLENPALGPGGQQELVEEMESLAVGPGGQRDVVEQLENPAVEPGGQRAAEQEMVQSPAEGGGEVQAPLPPAAGPRRSPPPAWPRSPVAAELSSDSDSDSDSDSSSSTLFSSSSSSAVSDEDDHPNEKDNRSYCLRTKDELPIDKLPPVEDLSIILPDNVELKLFGTVSSVIEQLVIIESLKGLPPVNEESIIFKEDRQAVGKIFEVFGPVSHPFYVIRFNSSEHIKEKGINVQDSMYFAPSVEDFTQYIFAEKLKQEKGSDASWKNDQEPPPEVLDFSDDEEEREAKQKKRKPQSQGRKKVRSETLPPSENKELHHSVQQPASSYSRGYRGRGFSRDLFPPPSGPRGFFRSQVRPPPLYFSDWRMNQEPPVFPPPHRRENPMMQQYGFPPPDFGYVSDWHQFPPPPSNMNMMWTGPNTYNSSCSFLPPPPPPPPPPPDSHPPQFRPY